A genomic stretch from Empedobacter stercoris includes:
- a CDS encoding TaqI-like C-terminal specificity domain-containing protein: MSIYFEQFAHQTDFKTSESWVVLSPIEKQIKQKIEAIGTPLKEWDININYGIKTGFNEAFILTGEKRKELIDEDPKSAEIIRPLLRGRDIKRYSYEFADLYIITTFPSLKIDIEQYPAVKEHLMSFGYDRLKQTGDKGSRKKTNNQWFETQDTIAYMEDFSKQKIVYIEIMTDNPDEGYDFPCFSYDEEKSIALNTAYIMTGDVKELKYILGVLNSKLGKQLVKYYVVQLQQRQYRMLGQYVVNFPIPKLDYTEYCFFDNLATEILERKKSMQDFKELEEIIKNKVYNIFNFTDEEIDFIELQ; this comes from the coding sequence ATGAGCATTTATTTTGAACAATTTGCTCACCAAACTGATTTTAAAACAAGCGAAAGTTGGGTTGTACTTTCTCCTATTGAAAAACAAATTAAGCAGAAAATAGAAGCTATTGGCACACCTCTTAAAGAGTGGGATATAAACATCAATTATGGAATAAAAACTGGTTTTAACGAGGCGTTTATTCTCACTGGTGAAAAGAGGAAAGAATTAATTGACGAAGACCCAAAAAGTGCTGAAATTATACGACCGTTACTTAGGGGACGTGATATTAAACGTTATTCTTATGAATTCGCTGATTTATATATAATTACAACTTTCCCAAGCTTGAAAATAGATATTGAGCAATATCCTGCTGTAAAAGAGCACCTTATGAGTTTTGGATATGATAGATTAAAACAAACTGGAGATAAAGGAAGTCGTAAAAAGACTAATAATCAATGGTTTGAAACACAGGATACGATAGCTTATATGGAGGATTTTTCTAAACAGAAAATTGTATATATTGAAATAATGACTGACAATCCAGATGAAGGTTACGATTTTCCGTGCTTTTCGTATGATGAAGAAAAAAGTATTGCTTTAAATACTGCATACATCATGACTGGGGATGTTAAGGAATTAAAGTATATTCTAGGTGTGTTAAATTCAAAATTGGGCAAACAGCTTGTTAAATATTATGTCGTACAATTACAACAAAGGCAATACCGAATGCTAGGTCAATATGTCGTTAATTTTCCAATACCAAAATTAGATTATACAGAATATTGTTTTTTTGACAATTTAGCAACTGAAATTTTGGAAAGAAAAAAAAGTATGCAAGACTTTAAAGAGTTGGAAGAAATCATAAAAAACAAAGTATATAATATCTTTAATTTTACAGATGAAGAAATAGATTTTATTGAGCTTCAATAA
- a CDS encoding master DNA invertase Mpi family serine-type recombinase produces MIYGYIRVSTDKQTVENQRFEINHFCEKQDIIVSRWIEETISGSKQVDDRKLGKLLKKMKKDDILICSELSRLGRNLLMIMGVLNECMNRDIQVWTIKDNYRLGSDINSKVLAFAFGLSAEIERNLISQRTKEALARKKAEGVILGRPVGSKSSKTKLTGQEKKIKELLDKNVSYSAIGRILGVHRLTVTSFVKNNPELLISNPKL; encoded by the coding sequence ATGATATACGGATATATTAGAGTAAGTACTGATAAACAAACAGTAGAAAATCAACGATTTGAAATCAACCATTTTTGTGAAAAGCAAGACATTATAGTTAGCCGTTGGATAGAGGAAACCATATCAGGCTCAAAACAAGTCGATGACCGAAAGCTAGGAAAGCTTCTCAAAAAAATGAAAAAAGATGATATTCTAATTTGTTCAGAGTTGTCTCGTCTTGGGCGTAATCTCTTAATGATTATGGGTGTTTTGAATGAATGTATGAATCGAGATATACAAGTTTGGACAATTAAAGATAATTATCGTTTAGGAAGCGATATTAACTCAAAAGTTTTAGCCTTTGCATTTGGACTATCTGCCGAAATTGAAAGAAATCTTATCTCACAACGCACAAAAGAAGCTTTAGCACGTAAAAAAGCAGAAGGGGTTATTCTTGGTCGTCCTGTAGGGAGTAAGTCATCTAAAACAAAATTAACCGGTCAAGAAAAAAAGATAAAAGAACTATTAGATAAAAATGTTTCTTATAGTGCTATAGGGCGAATATTGGGAGTACATAGATTAACTGTTACAAGTTTCGTAAAGAATAATCCAGAATTACTTATTTCAAATCCAAAATTATAA
- a CDS encoding ParA family protein, whose amino-acid sequence MIITFATQKGGAGKTTLAIAFVNYLNALTDRKVNVYDFDFQKSFYNKWIEDEMLELPKLYDVNVIGDDENPFDDLEVLFDLKDSEEVNVFDLAGTLDEKYSDLLIYSDVIIIPFEYSDVSVKSTLVFKNLLGIIESQAERIFIRSKYDKGYKYLNQQEMDEEISKYGVLIETPVFKRNCLQTINTRKLSYEQKYAVRKPFNEIIESINEALQITL is encoded by the coding sequence ATGATTATCACTTTTGCAACACAAAAAGGAGGAGCTGGAAAAACAACATTAGCAATTGCTTTTGTTAACTATTTAAATGCTCTGACAGATAGGAAAGTTAACGTTTACGACTTTGACTTTCAGAAATCTTTTTACAATAAATGGATTGAAGATGAAATGTTGGAGTTACCCAAGCTATATGATGTAAATGTTATTGGAGACGATGAAAATCCATTTGATGACTTAGAAGTGCTTTTTGATTTAAAAGATTCTGAAGAAGTAAACGTGTTTGATTTAGCAGGTACACTAGATGAAAAATATTCTGACCTACTAATTTATAGTGATGTTATTATTATTCCTTTTGAATACTCTGATGTTTCTGTTAAATCTACTCTAGTTTTTAAAAACCTTTTGGGGATCATAGAATCGCAAGCAGAACGGATTTTTATTAGGAGTAAATACGATAAAGGTTATAAGTATTTAAACCAACAGGAAATGGACGAAGAAATTTCAAAATATGGAGTTTTAATTGAAACGCCTGTGTTTAAACGAAATTGTCTTCAAACCATTAACACCCGAAAATTGAGTTACGAACAAAAATATGCAGTAAGAAAACCCTTTAATGAAATAATTGAAAGTATAAATGAAGCACTACAAATTACCCTTTAA
- a CDS encoding type IIG restriction enzyme/methyltransferase: protein MNPAYRKFKPLKSDIEKFKNELLNCIEAIDLSDKKNESEEHLKEPIKRFFQNTFYQKNLINTKDRIDLAIYLDETAKSDIGVIIEAKRPSNKAEFISEKNLNKKALHELLLYYLRERIDHKNNNIKHLIITNGVEWFFFKAEDFYNLFYKNANLVKEYNNFRDGLKDTTKNELFYNEIAFKYIEGIKEQLPYVYLKIGADEIEKLSDNKLSTIYKLFSNVHLLGHGFGNDSNKLNDAFYKELLHIIGLEEIKENSKKVIVRKPLNQRDYASLLENTIFTLEDKNYLDRVKGFSNNDEKAFSVGLELCINWINRILFLKLLESQLVSYNKSNEFKFLNFNFLDGFDALNDLFFSALARPLNERHAKYKDKFKHIPYLNSSLFEHSAIEQLTFDITALKDEEMEIYSSTVLKDANGKRLKGKLNTLEYIFRFLDAYDFSADANTEVEDAHENKTLINASVLGLIFEKINGYKDGSFYTPGYITMFMCKEAIRKAVVDKFKVDYNDTIETFEDVKDYCSQFFKKEDLLKFNQTINSLKICDPAVGSGHFLVSALNEVISIKSELNILCNEEGKRIPCDVSIENDELYISYNEGELFEYHRQDINSLLIQKTLFHEKQNVIENCLFGVDINPNSVNICRLRLWIELLKNAYYTAEGELQTLPNIDINIKCGNSLISRFDLKDSLKTAFKNKEVVYSIEDYKIAVNEYKQTNSKQKKNEVLDIIDTIKSNFKTTLDSKIKDKVSKALGEYELEKQRLENLELFGEKIKKAEKDNLKKLKIKADKITKEKEEILNNVIYQDAFEWRFEFPEVLDNEGNYIGFDVIIGNPPYIQLQKMGKASDALQQLNYITFARTGDIYSLFYELGNNILRDKGNLIFITSNKWMRAAYGESLRKYFVDNTDPLILIDFGGIQIFDSATVDTNILMFAKDKNRQQTKACIVKEKVLNNLSIYFEQHYNISSFNSSDSWIVLSEIEQQIKAKIEAVGTPLKDWNINIYRGILTGYNEAFIIDGNKKDELIASDPKSAEIIRPILRGRDIKRYGYDFADLWLINTHNGIKDKGVKRIEIEDYPAIKKHLDQYYSQLEKRADKGDTPYNLRNCAYMEDFFRPKMVWKRVGSLLRFSYDETGALALDSACFATGQHIKYLVGILNSSLGKYLMKDAPKTGTGDLLISVQAIEPLVIPIPNDETNKEIENIVDNLVLTKNNILNINELEDQLNRIIYLLFNFTDEEMVFINSF, encoded by the coding sequence TTGAATCCAGCATATCGTAAATTTAAACCATTAAAAAGCGATATAGAAAAGTTTAAAAATGAATTATTAAACTGTATTGAAGCTATTGATTTAAGCGATAAAAAGAATGAAAGTGAAGAGCATTTAAAAGAACCTATTAAACGCTTTTTTCAAAATACATTTTATCAGAAAAATCTTATTAATACTAAGGATCGTATTGATTTAGCTATATACTTGGATGAAACAGCAAAGAGTGATATAGGAGTAATTATTGAAGCTAAGCGACCAAGTAATAAAGCTGAATTTATTTCTGAAAAGAATTTAAATAAGAAAGCACTACATGAATTGTTGCTTTATTATTTACGTGAACGAATAGATCATAAAAACAACAATATCAAGCATTTGATTATTACAAATGGTGTAGAGTGGTTTTTCTTTAAAGCAGAAGATTTTTATAATTTGTTTTATAAAAATGCTAATTTGGTTAAAGAGTACAATAACTTTCGTGATGGATTAAAAGACACTACAAAAAATGAACTTTTCTATAACGAAATTGCTTTTAAATATATTGAAGGAATTAAAGAACAATTGCCGTATGTATATTTAAAAATAGGTGCAGATGAGATTGAAAAGCTTAGTGATAACAAATTAAGTACTATTTACAAGTTATTTTCCAATGTTCACTTATTAGGTCATGGTTTTGGTAATGATAGCAATAAACTAAATGATGCTTTTTACAAAGAATTGCTTCATATCATCGGTTTAGAAGAAATAAAAGAAAACTCTAAGAAAGTCATTGTTCGTAAACCTTTAAACCAAAGGGATTACGCTTCACTTTTAGAAAATACCATATTTACGTTAGAAGATAAAAACTATCTCGATCGTGTTAAAGGATTTTCTAATAACGACGAAAAAGCATTTTCAGTTGGTTTAGAACTTTGCATCAATTGGATTAATAGAATACTTTTCTTAAAATTATTAGAATCTCAGTTAGTAAGTTATAACAAATCCAATGAATTCAAGTTTTTGAACTTTAATTTTTTAGATGGATTTGATGCCTTAAATGATTTATTCTTTTCTGCTTTGGCAAGACCCTTGAACGAACGTCATGCAAAATACAAAGATAAATTTAAGCATATCCCTTATTTAAACAGTAGCCTTTTTGAGCATAGTGCAATTGAACAACTTACCTTTGATATAACGGCTTTGAAAGATGAAGAGATGGAAATTTATTCATCTACAGTTTTAAAAGATGCCAACGGAAAACGATTGAAAGGAAAGCTAAATACTTTAGAATATATTTTCCGTTTTTTAGATGCTTATGATTTTTCTGCTGATGCAAATACAGAAGTTGAAGATGCTCACGAAAATAAAACATTAATCAATGCTTCAGTCCTTGGATTAATATTTGAAAAAATAAACGGTTATAAAGACGGCTCTTTTTATACACCCGGATATATTACTATGTTCATGTGTAAAGAAGCCATCAGGAAAGCTGTTGTAGATAAGTTTAAAGTTGATTACAATGACACAATTGAAACTTTTGAAGATGTAAAAGATTACTGTTCCCAATTTTTCAAAAAAGAGGATTTACTAAAATTCAATCAAACGATTAATAGTCTAAAAATATGTGATCCTGCGGTTGGTTCAGGGCACTTTTTGGTTTCTGCTTTAAATGAAGTTATCTCCATTAAAAGTGAATTGAATATTTTGTGCAATGAAGAAGGAAAAAGAATTCCTTGCGATGTGTCTATAGAAAACGATGAACTCTACATTTCTTACAACGAAGGCGAATTATTCGAATATCATCGACAAGATATTAATAGTTTACTCATTCAAAAAACGCTGTTTCACGAAAAACAGAATGTTATTGAAAACTGTTTATTTGGAGTAGATATTAATCCTAATTCAGTAAATATTTGTCGATTGCGTTTGTGGATCGAATTATTGAAAAATGCTTATTATACAGCCGAAGGTGAATTGCAAACACTTCCAAATATTGATATCAATATAAAATGTGGGAACTCATTAATTAGTCGATTTGATTTAAAAGATAGTTTAAAAACTGCTTTTAAGAATAAAGAAGTTGTTTATAGTATCGAAGATTATAAGATTGCTGTAAATGAGTATAAGCAAACCAATAGTAAACAAAAAAAGAATGAGGTTCTAGATATAATTGACACGATCAAATCAAATTTCAAAACAACCTTAGATTCTAAAATAAAAGATAAAGTTTCCAAAGCTTTAGGCGAATATGAGCTTGAAAAACAGCGTTTAGAAAATTTAGAATTATTTGGAGAAAAAATCAAAAAAGCTGAAAAAGACAATCTTAAAAAACTAAAAATAAAAGCTGATAAAATCACTAAGGAAAAAGAAGAGATTTTAAATAATGTAATTTATCAGGATGCTTTTGAGTGGCGTTTCGAGTTTCCTGAGGTTTTAGATAATGAAGGAAACTATATTGGATTTGATGTAATTATTGGTAATCCGCCTTATATCCAACTGCAAAAAATGGGTAAAGCAAGCGATGCTTTACAACAATTAAATTATATTACCTTTGCTCGTACAGGAGATATTTACAGTTTGTTTTACGAATTAGGTAACAACATTTTAAGAGATAAAGGGAATTTAATTTTCATTACTTCTAATAAATGGATGCGTGCTGCTTATGGAGAAAGTTTGCGAAAGTATTTTGTAGATAATACAGATCCTTTAATTCTTATTGATTTTGGAGGGATTCAGATATTTGATTCTGCTACTGTTGATACCAATATTTTAATGTTTGCTAAGGATAAAAATAGACAACAAACCAAGGCTTGTATTGTTAAAGAAAAGGTGTTAAATAATTTGAGCATTTATTTTGAACAACATTATAATATTTCTTCTTTTAATTCCTCTGATAGCTGGATCGTTCTAAGCGAAATAGAACAACAAATAAAAGCTAAGATTGAAGCTGTCGGAACTCCATTAAAGGATTGGAATATTAATATCTATAGAGGAATACTTACAGGGTATAATGAAGCTTTTATTATTGATGGAAATAAAAAAGATGAACTTATAGCTTCTGATCCGAAATCTGCCGAAATTATACGACCTATTTTACGTGGTAGAGATATTAAAAGATACGGATATGATTTTGCAGATTTATGGTTAATTAATACTCATAATGGCATAAAAGACAAAGGTGTAAAACGCATAGAAATAGAAGATTACCCAGCAATCAAGAAACATTTAGATCAATATTATTCGCAATTAGAAAAACGAGCTGATAAAGGAGATACTCCATATAATTTAAGGAACTGTGCTTATATGGAGGATTTTTTTAGACCAAAAATGGTTTGGAAAAGAGTTGGTTCACTTTTACGTTTCTCATATGATGAAACTGGAGCCTTAGCACTTGATAGCGCCTGCTTTGCAACAGGACAGCATATTAAATATTTAGTAGGAATATTAAATTCGAGCCTAGGTAAATATTTAATGAAAGATGCTCCAAAAACTGGTACAGGTGATTTATTAATAAGCGTCCAAGCTATAGAACCTCTTGTGATCCCAATACCTAATGATGAAACAAATAAGGAAATTGAAAATATTGTAGACAATTTAGTCTTAACTAAAAACAATATTCTAAATATTAATGAATTGGAAGATCAATTAAACAGAATTATTTATTTATTATTTAATTTTACAGATGAAGAAATGGTTTTTATAAATAGCTTTTAA
- a CDS encoding DUF4134 family protein — protein sequence MMTILISPLMAQGGATAISNAASDIKDYWDPLKLILKAVGGIVGLIGGLRVYNKWTNGDQDINKEVLAYGGAMVFLIVVPEFVGAFFS from the coding sequence ATGATGACTATTCTTATTTCTCCTTTAATGGCACAAGGTGGAGCGACAGCTATTTCAAATGCAGCAAGTGACATAAAGGATTATTGGGATCCACTAAAACTTATACTAAAAGCAGTAGGTGGAATTGTAGGACTTATTGGCGGACTTCGTGTGTATAACAAATGGACGAACGGAGATCAGGATATCAATAAAGAAGTTTTGGCATATGGCGGAGCTATGGTCTTCTTAATTGTTGTTCCTGAGTTTGTGGGAGCCTTTTTCAGCTAG
- a CDS encoding TraG family conjugative transposon ATPase translates to MKKFEFTIPFIGYDYGKDHNWDFDVLIGQYGNPIIAIKIKNVVEQYSADPDSYSDFHSLLNQIVSIIGEGRIIQKLDVFSKKRYNAEKHDEFLQQKYSDHFDGRMYKTIDTVLIFTDIIDDKLKKKSKQYSFSEKKYKELRDKCQKIFMLLKQENCNPQFLFEKDFEHYISGTITMQFNELPVFDNIKSTNEFLQIGNRFVKNISYVDVENIDLPSTIAPYSYLGGSGAAAETAVDNFSFLNDLDDYETIIYNQVISIPLQAQQHRELDKKKKKLEGASKNSPSNAIIAEEIESLLYNIATDGQLIVNAHVSILFSATNKEEMENIQSVIENKLFTKGIIVSKNAYNQMELFRAAIPGNSTELRDYDFFMTTSEAALCFFFKESYPLNEKSNFYLRFTDRQGVPIKIDPSDLPMKTGRINNRNKFVLGPSGSGKSFLMNNIIEQYLTYNYDVVIVDTGDSYSGTCAYKNGRYIQYTEEKPITMNPFLLTKEEFNIEKIEFLGNLIFLIWQGADANMSPTIKSILDNALITYYHQFFTKDKNWYESQTTEDLLFYLQKFNIHEADINVELENSFEKEKTYYDVLGIAYDATTEEVKRAGKKLISEFHPDRNINNPDYNPTEFYNVYEAYETLVDEHKRKVYNETKLILIKSQDIIKRPQSAEEWNEAFRNAVIKKIKKLNEDLKVNELSFNTFYDFCNDFLPIYLNNKRHKINEKEFNLRTFLFVLKDFYKGGRYGPTLNESADNSLFEEPFIVFEIDNVKDNPKLFPIVTLIIMDTFIQKMRMRQDRRKALIIEEAWKAIASKLMGGYILYLYKTVRKFWGEAIVVTQELDDIIGNAVVKDSIINNSDTFILLDQTKFKDNFDRIADILSLNKVEQNKIFTINNLNNKFNRSRFKEFYIGRGGRGEVYGNEVSIEQYLTYTTEKPEKSAVEYYVKKYKSYDDGLVVIVKHLKEFDVELSELVAIVNLFRQPLNQKIIDFYFELKQIHKDNTLKVISQQLKDFQDNPIDLLKNRYAHEKV, encoded by the coding sequence ATGAAAAAATTTGAGTTTACAATTCCATTTATTGGCTATGACTATGGGAAAGATCATAACTGGGATTTTGATGTGTTAATCGGACAGTATGGGAATCCAATTATAGCAATCAAAATCAAGAATGTTGTTGAACAATATTCCGCTGATCCTGATTCATACTCAGATTTTCATAGTTTACTGAATCAAATTGTTAGTATTATCGGTGAAGGTCGGATAATACAAAAACTCGACGTTTTTTCTAAAAAAAGATACAATGCAGAAAAACATGATGAATTTCTGCAACAAAAATATTCTGATCATTTTGATGGTCGGATGTATAAAACGATTGATACCGTTTTGATATTTACAGATATCATCGACGATAAGCTCAAAAAAAAATCAAAACAATATAGTTTTTCTGAAAAAAAATATAAAGAATTAAGAGATAAATGTCAAAAGATATTTATGCTGTTGAAACAAGAAAATTGTAATCCTCAATTTTTATTTGAAAAAGACTTTGAACATTATATTTCAGGAACTATAACCATGCAGTTTAATGAACTTCCTGTATTTGACAATATCAAATCTACCAATGAGTTTTTACAAATAGGAAATCGGTTTGTAAAAAACATATCTTACGTAGATGTAGAAAATATAGATTTACCTTCAACAATTGCACCCTATTCTTATTTAGGCGGTTCTGGAGCTGCAGCTGAAACAGCAGTAGATAATTTTTCTTTTTTAAATGATTTAGATGATTATGAGACAATTATTTATAATCAAGTTATTTCTATTCCCTTGCAGGCTCAACAACATAGAGAATTAGATAAAAAGAAAAAAAAACTTGAAGGAGCTTCTAAAAACTCTCCTTCAAATGCAATCATAGCAGAAGAAATAGAAAGCCTACTTTATAATATTGCTACGGATGGTCAATTAATAGTGAACGCTCATGTTTCAATTCTATTTTCTGCAACAAATAAAGAGGAAATGGAAAATATTCAATCCGTAATCGAAAATAAATTATTCACAAAAGGAATCATCGTATCCAAAAATGCATATAACCAAATGGAGTTATTTAGAGCTGCTATTCCTGGTAATTCAACTGAATTACGAGACTATGATTTCTTTATGACAACAAGTGAAGCTGCACTTTGTTTTTTTTTTAAAGAAAGTTACCCGTTGAATGAAAAATCAAATTTTTATTTAAGGTTTACAGATAGACAAGGTGTACCCATCAAAATAGATCCATCAGATTTACCTATGAAAACAGGCAGAATTAACAATCGTAATAAGTTTGTTCTTGGTCCTTCAGGTTCAGGGAAATCATTTTTAATGAACAATATTATCGAACAATACCTCACATACAACTATGATGTAGTGATTGTTGATACAGGAGATTCATATAGCGGCACATGTGCTTATAAAAACGGTAGATATATTCAGTATACAGAAGAGAAGCCAATTACGATGAATCCTTTTCTTTTGACCAAAGAAGAATTTAATATTGAAAAAATTGAATTTCTAGGGAACTTGATTTTTTTAATCTGGCAAGGAGCGGACGCAAATATGTCGCCTACGATAAAATCGATTTTAGACAATGCTTTAATAACCTATTATCATCAATTTTTTACTAAAGATAAAAATTGGTATGAAAGTCAAACTACTGAAGATTTACTTTTTTACTTACAAAAATTCAATATCCATGAAGCAGATATTAACGTAGAACTTGAAAACTCTTTTGAGAAAGAAAAAACTTATTATGATGTTTTAGGAATTGCGTATGACGCTACTACAGAAGAAGTGAAAAGAGCAGGCAAAAAACTTATATCGGAATTTCACCCAGATAGGAATATTAATAATCCTGATTATAATCCAACAGAATTTTACAATGTATATGAAGCTTATGAAACATTGGTAGATGAACATAAGCGAAAAGTGTATAATGAAACTAAGTTGATTTTAATAAAGTCACAAGATATCATTAAAAGACCTCAATCAGCTGAAGAATGGAATGAAGCTTTTAGAAATGCGGTTATAAAAAAGATTAAAAAACTGAATGAAGACTTAAAAGTAAACGAATTGTCTTTTAATACATTCTACGATTTTTGTAATGATTTTCTACCAATTTACTTAAATAATAAACGTCATAAAATCAATGAAAAGGAATTCAATCTACGCACATTTCTGTTTGTTTTAAAAGACTTTTATAAAGGTGGTCGGTATGGTCCAACCTTGAATGAGAGTGCGGATAATTCACTATTCGAAGAGCCTTTTATTGTATTTGAAATTGATAACGTAAAAGATAATCCAAAACTATTCCCTATAGTAACACTTATTATCATGGACACGTTCATCCAAAAAATGAGAATGCGCCAAGATAGACGTAAAGCACTAATCATTGAGGAAGCATGGAAAGCAATCGCTTCTAAATTAATGGGTGGTTATATTCTTTATTTGTATAAAACAGTAAGAAAGTTTTGGGGTGAAGCAATTGTAGTAACACAAGAACTGGATGATATAATCGGGAATGCTGTTGTAAAAGATAGTATTATTAATAATTCGGACACGTTTATTTTGCTTGATCAAACAAAATTCAAGGATAATTTTGATCGGATTGCCGATATACTTTCATTAAATAAAGTAGAACAAAACAAAATATTTACAATCAATAACTTGAACAATAAGTTTAATAGAAGCAGATTCAAAGAGTTTTATATCGGAAGAGGAGGACGTGGTGAAGTGTATGGTAATGAAGTTTCTATTGAACAATACTTGACTTATACGACAGAGAAACCTGAAAAATCAGCAGTTGAATATTATGTGAAAAAATATAAATCATATGACGATGGTTTAGTTGTGATTGTCAAACATTTAAAAGAATTTGATGTTGAATTAAGTGAACTTGTGGCTATTGTTAATTTATTTAGACAACCCTTAAATCAAAAAATTATTGACTTTTATTTTGAGTTAAAGCAAATACATAAAGACAATACCCTTAAAGTAATTTCTCAACAATTGAAAGACTTTCAAGATAACCCAATTGACTTACTTAAAAACAGATACGCTCATGAAAAAGTTTAG
- a CDS encoding relaxase/mobilization nuclease domain-containing protein, translating to MIVKIMKAAGPSFPGVKYNDKKIQSEKGELMRMNNFPSFINEKSKQEEVKNYLAAISKNNKVKKPQFHATISTRFREHSKEELTRISEEFMKEMGYGDQPYIVVFHDDTENNHVHIVSTRVDKHTGKKIDDSFEKLKSQKALTVVMEKIYGVNTDEKIEKMLQYKFSTMNQLALLLERSGFRLSKNAKIENAYDILKNGVRQKTILSNQINFNQGTKERKNQLKAILHKYKAIQSNKVFKVIDRREKEGMLPKDKIDDNWEPKIEFQSEIQHKLREAFGIDIHFHQSADKIPFGYTLIDHKTGMIFKGSELLTMKDLFEFTDSEIDKRQFESLKDYSIRDEDSKRLLLQHLNRNGFDNIQDYMLFQNKKRKSKNEFSSLKKEIVDYLKAKYKNNNHITILRDEEGKDYVIHDRHHFIGELKTVIGEYEYQKYLNHDLNVNQDSKLSDELSQSIKDLTFEINKSSHGGNDPSEEELRKRKRKKRK from the coding sequence ATGATTGTAAAAATAATGAAAGCTGCTGGACCAAGTTTTCCAGGAGTGAAATACAATGATAAAAAAATACAATCGGAAAAAGGCGAGTTAATGCGGATGAATAATTTCCCTTCATTTATTAATGAAAAAAGTAAACAAGAAGAAGTGAAAAATTATTTGGCTGCAATTTCGAAAAATAACAAAGTTAAGAAACCCCAATTTCATGCAACCATTTCAACAAGATTTAGAGAACATAGTAAGGAAGAATTAACAAGAATATCAGAGGAATTCATGAAAGAAATGGGATATGGAGATCAACCATATATCGTCGTTTTTCATGATGACACAGAAAATAATCACGTTCATATTGTTTCAACTAGGGTTGATAAGCATACAGGAAAAAAGATTGATGATAGTTTTGAGAAATTGAAATCCCAAAAAGCATTGACAGTCGTGATGGAAAAAATCTATGGTGTTAATACAGATGAGAAAATTGAAAAAATGTTGCAGTATAAATTTAGCACCATGAATCAATTAGCTCTACTTCTTGAACGATCAGGTTTTCGTCTTTCGAAAAATGCAAAGATTGAGAATGCTTATGATATTTTAAAAAATGGAGTAAGACAAAAAACCATTTTAAGTAATCAAATAAATTTTAATCAAGGGACAAAAGAACGGAAAAATCAATTAAAGGCTATTCTCCATAAATATAAGGCAATTCAGTCCAATAAGGTTTTCAAAGTTATAGACCGAAGAGAAAAAGAGGGCATGTTACCAAAAGATAAAATTGATGATAACTGGGAGCCCAAAATAGAGTTTCAAAGTGAAATACAACACAAGCTCCGAGAAGCTTTTGGTATTGATATACATTTTCATCAAAGTGCCGACAAAATTCCTTTTGGCTATACATTAATTGATCATAAAACAGGAATGATCTTCAAAGGTAGTGAGTTGTTAACCATGAAAGACTTATTTGAATTTACAGATTCGGAAATCGATAAAAGGCAATTTGAATCCTTAAAAGATTATTCAATAAGAGATGAAGATTCTAAGAGACTACTGCTTCAACATCTTAACAGAAATGGTTTTGATAACATTCAGGATTATATGCTTTTTCAAAATAAAAAAAGAAAAAGTAAAAATGAATTCAGTTCATTGAAAAAAGAAATTGTTGACTATTTGAAAGCTAAATACAAGAACAATAATCATATAACTATTTTGAGAGATGAAGAAGGTAAAGACTACGTAATTCATGATAGACACCATTTCATAGGAGAATTGAAAACTGTTATTGGAGAATATGAATACCAAAAATATTTGAATCATGATTTAAATGTTAATCAAGATTCTAAGCTTTCAGATGAATTAAGTCAAAGTATTAAAGATTTGACTTTTGAAATTAATAAATCATCCCACGGTGGTAACGACCCATCGGAAGAAGAATTAAGGAAAAGAAAACGCAAAAAAAGGAAATAA